In Aquimarina sp. TRL1, a single window of DNA contains:
- a CDS encoding MerR family transcriptional regulator — MYINLPKKLYYSIGEVADAFEVNTSLIRFWEKEFDILKPKKNAKGNRKFTQEDVKNLELIYHLVKERGFTLEGAKIHLKEQKLEALDSFDIIRKLEAIKGQLLKIKDQL; from the coding sequence ATGTATATAAATTTGCCTAAAAAATTATACTACAGTATCGGAGAAGTAGCAGATGCTTTTGAGGTCAATACTTCTCTGATTCGTTTTTGGGAAAAAGAATTTGATATTCTAAAACCTAAAAAAAATGCAAAAGGCAATCGAAAATTCACTCAGGAAGATGTAAAAAACCTGGAGCTTATATATCATTTAGTTAAAGAACGAGGGTTTACATTAGAAGGAGCTAAAATCCACCTAAAAGAACAAAAACTAGAAGCGTTGGATAGTTTTGATATCATTCGGAAACTAGAAGCTATTAAAGGTCAATTATTAAAAATCAAAGATCAATTATAA
- a CDS encoding YgcG family protein: protein MNNYQYHIRLITFLLLFIWLPFTGNSQLTIPQRPSNQTSVYDGAKLLSAQQFKRLEHKLITYSDTTSTQIVVATIPSLNGEYIGSYATEWAHKWGIGQKEDDNGILLLVAKNDRKIWIATGYGVEEKLTDYVSKTIIDQIITPHFKQGNYYRGLDNGTTAIFKVLDGTFKGSRKSDNDVSFLPILFFFIIFVIIIISFSKRGRNGGGGRGGNRSSMGDSLLDVIILSNMGRGGFGGGGFGGGSSGGGFGGGFGGGFGGGGFGGGGAGGSW, encoded by the coding sequence ATGAACAATTATCAATATCATATTCGTCTTATAACATTTCTGTTGCTATTTATATGGCTTCCTTTTACAGGAAATAGCCAGCTGACCATCCCTCAAAGACCCTCTAATCAGACAAGTGTCTATGATGGAGCAAAACTTTTATCAGCACAGCAATTCAAAAGATTAGAACATAAGCTCATTACTTATAGCGATACAACCTCTACTCAAATTGTAGTTGCAACTATCCCATCACTTAATGGGGAATATATTGGCTCGTATGCTACCGAATGGGCCCATAAATGGGGTATTGGACAAAAAGAGGATGATAACGGGATACTACTTCTCGTCGCTAAAAATGATCGAAAAATATGGATTGCTACCGGATATGGGGTCGAAGAAAAATTAACGGATTATGTATCCAAAACTATTATTGATCAAATCATCACTCCTCATTTCAAACAAGGAAATTACTATCGAGGCTTAGATAATGGCACCACTGCTATTTTCAAAGTACTGGACGGCACCTTTAAAGGTAGCAGGAAGTCTGATAACGATGTTTCATTTCTTCCCATCTTGTTTTTCTTTATCATTTTCGTCATTATCATAATTTCTTTTTCTAAACGAGGTAGAAATGGCGGCGGCGGAAGAGGAGGAAACCGTTCTTCTATGGGAGACAGCCTTCTGGATGTGATCATCCTAAGCAATATGGGAAGAGGCGGATTCGGTGGTGGCGGATTTGGCGGAGGCAGTTCTGGTGGTGGATTCGGTGGTGGATTCGGTGGTGGATTCGGCGGTGGTGGATTCGGCGGCGGCGGAGCTGGAGGTAGCTGGTAA
- a CDS encoding TPM domain-containing protein: protein MSKVEDFLSADEEQKIVAAIRTAEKTTSGEIRVHLEKSTDKDSFERAREVFHYLKMDNTIQRNGVLIYIAVEDRQFVIYGDQGINDVVADNFWEQTKDRILSQFKQEKYAQGIIDGVLLAGEQLQHYFPWDHNDTNELSDEISKG from the coding sequence ATGTCTAAGGTAGAGGATTTTTTAAGTGCTGATGAGGAACAAAAGATTGTTGCTGCCATTCGTACTGCAGAAAAAACAACTTCCGGAGAGATCAGGGTTCACCTGGAAAAAAGCACCGATAAAGATTCTTTTGAAAGAGCGAGAGAGGTATTCCATTATCTAAAAATGGATAATACCATTCAGAGAAATGGAGTACTTATTTATATTGCTGTAGAAGATCGTCAATTTGTCATCTACGGAGATCAAGGTATTAATGACGTTGTTGCTGATAATTTCTGGGAACAAACTAAAGACCGTATTCTTTCTCAATTTAAACAAGAGAAGTATGCTCAGGGTATTATCGATGGAGTACTACTTGCCGGAGAGCAATTACAACATTATTTCCCCTGGGATCACAATGACACGAATGAACTCTCTGACGAAATCTCAAAAGGCTAA
- a CDS encoding CapA family protein, protein MRKALLLFIFLGLGYTIQAQKYRGERLDSIHTLAVQTKAALKKLEKPASIRLMAVGDIMMGTDFPNKSYLPPAGKGPFDDVNAILQQADILFGNLEGTLTDTGENAKRCSDPSKCYSFRSPEYFGKYLEESGFDVMSIANNHIGDFGSIGIKNTAKTLEKHHIAYAGVFAKPSAIFEKNGIKYGFCAFAPNKDCIKIHNLSNAKKIVTELQKQVDIVIVSFHGGAEGAEHTHVPRKTERFYGEDRGDVYRFAHTMIDAGADVILGHGPHVSRAFEVYKDRFIAYSLGNFCTYSRFNLSGIKGYAPIAEITIDPKGKFISGKLHSAKQVDEVYPYMDDKKRALKEIKQLTQSDFPESKLIFEEDGTFKQLKE, encoded by the coding sequence ATGCGCAAAGCACTCTTATTATTTATTTTTTTGGGTCTAGGATATACTATTCAGGCTCAGAAATACCGAGGAGAAAGACTTGACTCAATACACACATTGGCTGTACAGACAAAAGCAGCTTTAAAAAAACTCGAAAAACCAGCTTCTATTAGATTAATGGCTGTAGGTGATATTATGATGGGAACTGATTTTCCTAACAAAAGCTATCTTCCTCCTGCCGGAAAAGGTCCTTTTGATGATGTCAATGCTATTCTACAGCAAGCAGATATCCTTTTTGGCAATCTGGAAGGAACTTTAACTGACACTGGTGAAAATGCAAAACGATGCTCCGACCCATCAAAATGTTATTCATTCCGATCTCCTGAATACTTCGGAAAGTATCTTGAGGAATCCGGATTTGATGTCATGAGTATTGCCAATAATCACATTGGTGATTTTGGAAGTATCGGAATTAAAAACACTGCCAAAACATTAGAGAAGCATCACATTGCTTACGCAGGTGTATTTGCCAAACCCTCTGCAATCTTTGAAAAAAATGGAATTAAATATGGATTTTGTGCCTTTGCTCCTAATAAAGATTGCATAAAAATTCATAACTTAAGCAATGCTAAGAAGATAGTAACCGAATTACAAAAACAGGTAGATATTGTGATTGTTTCTTTTCATGGCGGAGCTGAAGGAGCTGAACATACTCATGTCCCCAGAAAAACAGAGCGTTTTTATGGAGAAGACAGAGGAGATGTATATCGTTTTGCACATACGATGATTGATGCTGGTGCCGATGTTATCTTAGGACACGGACCACATGTATCCAGAGCATTCGAAGTGTACAAAGATCGATTTATAGCATATAGCTTAGGAAACTTCTGCACCTATTCCAGGTTTAATTTATCAGGTATTAAAGGATATGCTCCGATAGCGGAAATTACCATTGATCCCAAAGGAAAGTTCATTTCCGGGAAGCTACACTCTGCAAAACAAGTCGATGAAGTATACCCTTATATGGATGATAAAAAACGTGCCTTAAAAGAAATCAAACAACTTACCCAAAGTGATTTTCCGGAAAGCAAACTAATCTTTGAAGAAGATGGAACTTTCAAACAATTAAAAGAGTAA
- a CDS encoding LemA family protein, translated as MKKLLIPIIVIVVLAGIAYSLFAGRYNTAIGLQEDAKTAWSNVESAYQRRSDLISNLVKTVQGAADFERNTLKEVIEARAKATSVSIDPSNITPEQMAQFQQAQGGLSSALSKLLVTVERYPDLKANQNFLNLQTQLEGTENRINTERNRYNEKVGIFNKYVKSFPNNFILGLFGNFNEMTRFKSDPGTEKKPDVEFNF; from the coding sequence ATGAAAAAACTATTGATTCCTATTATCGTTATTGTGGTACTTGCAGGTATTGCATATTCATTATTTGCAGGAAGATACAACACAGCTATTGGGCTTCAAGAAGATGCCAAAACAGCTTGGTCTAATGTAGAAAGTGCCTACCAACGAAGAAGTGACTTAATTAGTAACCTGGTGAAAACGGTACAGGGAGCTGCTGATTTTGAAAGAAACACCTTAAAAGAGGTTATTGAAGCAAGAGCAAAAGCAACCTCAGTATCTATCGACCCTAGCAATATTACCCCTGAGCAAATGGCACAGTTCCAACAAGCACAGGGAGGCTTATCTTCTGCCCTCTCCAAACTATTGGTGACAGTAGAACGCTATCCAGACCTAAAGGCTAATCAGAACTTCCTAAACTTGCAAACCCAGCTGGAGGGAACAGAAAATAGAATTAACACAGAGCGCAATCGCTATAATGAAAAAGTAGGGATCTTTAATAAGTATGTAAAATCATTCCCTAATAATTTCATACTTGGTCTCTTTGGTAATTTTAATGAGATGACTCGTTTCAAGTCAGATCCGGGAACAGAGAAAAAACCTGATGTCGAGTTTAATTTTTAA